CCATGGCAACCACAGAATAGGCGCCCTGTTTCTGGCGCAGCTTGGGGCGCTTTTCGATCCTGTACATCGGGGCTTCAGAGGTTCGCCTGAAAATGGAGAACACGGCACGGTCAGGCGCGCCACCAATCGCGTAGTCCTTCCACTCCCCTGCGGCGACAAAGTAGCCGTAGAGAGACAGGATCTGATCAAGTTCCTCCCGGGAGAAATAGACATCTTCGGCTACCGGTCGGCGGGGGGATGGTTGTGACACGTCCATCCTCAAAAGTTATGGCGCAGGCGCGCATTTGTCCATCGTAACGACGACCGATCCGACGCCGTTAACCCCTTGGCAAGACTGTCGTTAAATCGCCCCAATTCGCCCTTCACCCCGCCATGATTGCAGCCGACAAGATGATCAGCGTCGGTCGAGGGGATGACCCTCATTGTTCGGTTTACTCGCCCCCCAGCCCCCGAAATGACGGCCCCTCGACTGACAGCTTAACTCCCCCTTGCCCCCGCCCTCGTTCCGAGGCACTCCCGCCCAATGGCCTCGCTTGAGCTGATCCTTGCCCCTTTGTTCGGGGCCATTGCCATTGGCGCGATCGCCGGGGCCATGCGCCTGTTCGATCAGGACCATGCGCGCACCTTTTCCCGTTTTGTCTTCATGATCGCGATGCCCATCGCCGTCTTCAACGCGATGCGATCGACACCGCCGCCGGGCCCCGCCTTTGCCGGGATGATCATCGGCTATCTGGCGGGCTTGCTGGTGACCTCCGCCCTCGCCTTCATCGTCGCGCGGCGCTGGCACGGTGCGACAATGCGCGAAGCCGGGGCCGCGGTCTTCACCACCATCTGCGGCAATGCAGTCTTTTTGGGGCTGCCCATCTCCCTCAGCCTTGAGGGGTGGAGCC
This genomic stretch from Parvularcula sp. LCG005 harbors:
- a CDS encoding DUF2794 domain-containing protein translates to MDVSQPSPRRPVAEDVYFSREELDQILSLYGYFVAAGEWKDYAIGGAPDRAVFSIFRRTSEAPMYRIEKRPKLRQKQGAYSVVAMGGQILKRGADLRAVLKVFDRQKLKLIS